The following are encoded in a window of Culicoidibacter larvae genomic DNA:
- a CDS encoding Mu transposase domain-containing protein, whose translation MLAVFSSPATSYRWARLYENANQTVFIDAHVQFFNHIGGVYKNVVYDNMRNVVSRFITKRKKVLNDELIKLSIFYGFTPVVTNPYRGNEKGHVENSVKTIRSKAFTTKYTFESLNEAQAHLEIVLEKMNEQTNIQEEQQYLKPVIDTYEYCTYQKLRVSKYSFIQLDNNFYSVPEYLVYKIVTVKKYLNFISILHANTEVCRHTIKTGFGEYSLDINHYLKTLIQKPGALPNSAALDSIPKLKRVYQMYYEGRERTFLSHLLTYKDFELDKLIAELIRLGKDDNTVKVISHNRAVDAARIQLQAHSKLHMKEGMNK comes from the coding sequence ATGCTCGCTGTTTTCTCGAGTCCGGCAACAAGTTATCGGTGGGCACGATTATATGAAAATGCCAACCAGACTGTTTTTATTGATGCACATGTTCAATTCTTTAACCATATTGGTGGTGTGTATAAGAATGTTGTTTATGATAATATGCGCAATGTGGTTTCGCGTTTTATTACTAAACGAAAAAAGGTCTTGAATGACGAGTTGATTAAGCTATCAATATTTTATGGATTCACTCCAGTAGTCACTAATCCATATAGAGGTAATGAAAAAGGTCATGTGGAAAACAGTGTGAAGACAATACGAAGTAAAGCATTCACAACTAAATACACATTTGAAAGTTTAAATGAGGCTCAAGCTCATTTAGAAATTGTTTTAGAGAAAATGAATGAGCAAACAAATATCCAAGAGGAACAACAATACTTAAAACCAGTCATCGATACGTATGAATACTGTACATATCAAAAACTACGGGTCAGCAAGTATAGCTTTATCCAATTAGATAATAATTTTTATTCAGTTCCTGAGTATCTTGTATATAAAATAGTCACTGTGAAGAAATATTTGAACTTCATCAGTATTCTTCACGCAAATACTGAAGTCTGCCGGCATACAATAAAAACCGGATTCGGCGAATATTCATTGGATATTAATCACTATTTGAAAACACTAATACAAAAACCAGGTGCTCTCCCGAATAGTGCAGCTCTTGATTCAATCCCCAAGCTTAAAAGAGTCTATCAAATGTATTATGAAGGTCGAGAACGAACGTTTTTGAGCCATCTGCTTACGTACAAAGATTTTGAGTTAGATAAGTTGATCGCCGAATTGATTCGTTTAGGTAAAGACGACAATACAGTAAAAGTAATAAGTCATAATAGAGCTGTCGATGCTGCCAGGATACAATTACAAGCCCATTCAAAATTACATATGAAAGAAGGAATGAATAAATGA